In Clostridia bacterium, the genomic window ATAAAGATTATGTTCAAGAAAAAATTAAAAAAATAGAAGAACATTATAATTCTTTACCACATACACCTGAAAATGAAAAAGAGAAAAGACAAAAATTAAAATTAGCAAAAAAAGAGCGTTTGATCACTAAGATTCAAATGATTTATCAGGATCCAATAGCATCTTTAAATCCTCGTATGACTGTTAAGGATATTATTGCTGAAGGATTAATTGTAAAAGGAATAAAAGATAAAAAATTTATTGAGCAAAAGGTTTACGAAGTACTTGAAATGGTAGGTCTAGTTCGTGAACATGCGGCACGTTATCCTCATGAGTTCTCTGGTGGACAAAGACAAAGAATAGGTGTGGCACGTTCTATAATATTGGAACCTGAACTTATTATTGCAGACGAACCAGTAAGTGCTCTAGATGTATCTATACAAGCACAAGTAATAAATCTACTTAATGATTTAAGGCATAGATTAGGATTAACAATATTATTTATTGCGCATGACTTGTCTGTTGTAAAATATTTTTCAGATCGTATTGGTGTTATGTATTTTGGTAAGATGGTAGAACTTGCGTCCTCAGATGAACTTTTTGCTCATCCTTTACATCCATATACAAAATCTTTATTATCAGCCATTCCTTTTCCTGATCCTCATTATGAAAAGCAGAGAAAGAGAATAATATACAATCCAGATGAACATGATTATTCTGTAGATAAACCTAAAATGAGAGAAATAAAACAAGGTCATTTTGTATATTGCAATGAAACTGAATATAAGAAATACAAAAAAGAAATTGGGCTTTCAGAATAATGCAATTTAGGTATTTGCACTAATGAAAAACAAAATATTAAAATATGTAATTACCTTTTCAATTGGCGGTTGCTTTTCTTTTTTAGCTTTTTTTCGCCAAAATCTTTTTGAAAAATCTAATTTGCTTGATATTTTTGAGATATTAAGTAATGGTTTTTTATTGGCGGGAATAATTATTTTTGGACTAGGCTCCTTAATCTTTGTTAGTAATGAAGGTGCTTTTGATATTTTTGT contains:
- a CDS encoding ATP-binding cassette domain-containing protein, with translation MADNNNILLKVENMSQYFKLGDSELKAVDNISFEIKKGEVFGLVGESGCGKTTTGRSIIKLYDITSGNVYFKGRRICAGTRSYREAIKNAKRSTYAAIKELKLEEKNELKELSNSGFNNEKINEVKLKFKNLINAEKDNLAKVIKDNIDQINLAKHDHKYCDKDYVQEKIKKIEEHYNSLPHTPENEKEKRQKLKLAKKERLITKIQMIYQDPIASLNPRMTVKDIIAEGLIVKGIKDKKFIEQKVYEVLEMVGLVREHAARYPHEFSGGQRQRIGVARSIILEPELIIADEPVSALDVSIQAQVINLLNDLRHRLGLTILFIAHDLSVVKYFSDRIGVMYFGKMVELASSDELFAHPLHPYTKSLLSAIPFPDPHYEKQRKRIIYNPDEHDYSVDKPKMREIKQGHFVYCNETEYKKYKKEIGLSE
- a CDS encoding DUF3899 domain-containing protein; translated protein: MKNKILKYVITFSIGGCFSFLAFFRQNLFEKSNLLDIFEILSNGFLLAGIIIFGLGSLIFVSNEGAFDIFVFGFKNFFSLFNREKRETRQTYFEYRQERSNKKTSFLFLLFVGGFYLLLSALFVILFFIYS